Proteins co-encoded in one Bos taurus isolate L1 Dominette 01449 registration number 42190680 breed Hereford chromosome X, ARS-UCD2.0, whole genome shotgun sequence genomic window:
- the RBM3 gene encoding RNA-binding protein 3 isoform X1: MSSEEGKLFVGGLNFNTDERALEDHFSSFGPISEVVVVKDRETQRSRGFGFITFTNPEHASNAMRAMNGESLDGRQIRVDHAGKSARGSRGGAFGGYERGRGYPRGGGDQGYGSGRYDNRPGAYGFGYGYGYGRSRDYGGRSQGGYDRYSGGNYRDNYDN, translated from the exons ATGTCTTCTGAAGAAGGGAAGCTCTTCGTGGGAGGGCTCAACTTCAACACTGATGAGCGGGCTCTGGAAGACCACTTCAGCAGCTTTGGACCTATTTCTGAGG TGGTGGTCGTCAAGGACCGGGAGACTCAGCGATCCCGGGGTTTTGGCTTCATCACCTTCACCAATCCGGAGCATGCCTCAAATGCCATGAGAGCCATGAATGGAGAG TCTCTGGATGGTCGTCAGATCCGTGTAGACCACGCTGGCAAGTCAGCCCGGGGATCACGAGGGGGTGCCTTTGGGGGCTATGAACGTGGTCGTGGCTACCCTAGAG GTGGTGGGGACCAGGGCTATGGAAGTGGCAGGTATGACAATCGACCTGGAGCATATGGATTTGGATACGGATATGGATATGGAAGGTCCAGAGACTATGGTGGCAG AAGCCAGGGTGGTTATGACCGCTACTCAGGGGGAAATTACAGGGACAATTATGACAACTGA
- the RBM3 gene encoding RNA-binding protein 3 isoform 1 (isoform 1 is encoded by transcript variant 1; The RefSeq protein has 1 substitution compared to this genomic sequence), with product MSSEEGKLFVGGLNFNTDERALEDHFSSFGPISEVVVVKDRETQRSRGFGFITFTNPEHASNAMRAMNGDSLDGRQIRVDHAGKSARGSRGGAFGGYERGRGYPRGGGDQGYGSGRYDNRPGAYGFGYGYGYGRSRDYGGRSQGGYDRYSGGNYRDNYDN from the exons ATGTCTTCTGAAGAAGGGAAGCTCTTCGTGGGAGGGCTCAACTTCAACACTGATGAGCGGGCTCTGGAAGACCACTTCAGCAGCTTTGGACCTATTTCTGAGG TGGTGGTCGTCAAGGACCGGGAGACTCAGCGATCCCGGGGTTTTGGCTTCATCACCTTCACCAATCCGGAGCATGCCTCAAATGCCATGAGAGCCATGAATGGAGAG TCTCTGGATGGTCGTCAGATCCGTGTAGACCACGCTGGCAAGTCAGCCCGGGGATCACGAGGGGGTGCCTTTGGGGGCTATGAACGTGGTCGTGGCTACCCTAGAG GTGGTGGGGACCAGGGCTATGGAAGTGGCAGGTATGACAATCGACCTGGAGCATATGGATTTGGATACGGATATGGATATGGAAGGTCCAGAGACTATGGTGGCAG AAGCCAGGGTGGTTATGACCGCTACTCAGGGGGAAATTACAGGGACAATTATGACAACTGA
- the RBM3 gene encoding RNA-binding protein 3 isoform 2 (isoform 2 is encoded by transcript variant 2), giving the protein MSSEEGKLFVGGLNFNTDERALEDHFSSFGPISEVVVVKDRETQRSRGFGFITFTNPEHASNAMRAMNGESLDGRQIRVDHAGKSARGSRGGAFGGYERGRGYPRGGGDQGYGSGRYDNRPGAYGFGYGYGYGRSRDYGGSQGGYDRYSGGNYRDNYDN; this is encoded by the exons ATGTCTTCTGAAGAAGGGAAGCTCTTCGTGGGAGGGCTCAACTTCAACACTGATGAGCGGGCTCTGGAAGACCACTTCAGCAGCTTTGGACCTATTTCTGAGG TGGTGGTCGTCAAGGACCGGGAGACTCAGCGATCCCGGGGTTTTGGCTTCATCACCTTCACCAATCCGGAGCATGCCTCAAATGCCATGAGAGCCATGAATGGAGAG TCTCTGGATGGTCGTCAGATCCGTGTAGACCACGCTGGCAAGTCAGCCCGGGGATCACGAGGGGGTGCCTTTGGGGGCTATGAACGTGGTCGTGGCTACCCTAGAG GTGGTGGGGACCAGGGCTATGGAAGTGGCAGGTATGACAATCGACCTGGAGCATATGGATTTGGATACGGATATGGATATGGAAGGTCCAGAGACTATGGTGGCAG CCAGGGTGGTTATGACCGCTACTCAGGGGGAAATTACAGGGACAATTATGACAACTGA